The genome window GGCGGGGGATGAGGGCGGTGGGAGGGCGGGGGGAGGCGCGGGGTTGGGGCGCGCGGGGCGCCACAGCGTGACGGAGGCGAGGAAGCCGTTGCGGCCGGCGGCGCTGGGGCCGACGCAGGTGTTGCCCATCGCCCCGTGGGACGCTACGCTGacggcggctgcggctgcggcggtggcggtggcattGGACGCGGGCGGCGAGGAGGCAGGCGGTTGGCTGGTTCAGGTTGGATCGATCGGGCAGGCGGAGCGGAGCGGAGGGGAGGAATGCAACGGAACCCATGTGCACCCCTGGCAGCGGGTTCGTGTGTGTGACGTGTGGGGCCGACATAGTGTGGGACCGGTTGTCAGTGGGAGATCCATGATCCGGAGTTTGGAGGCGAGTGACACCGCGGGATGCGGATCGGGGTCTTCGCGCCAAATCGGATGGTTAATCGCCGTTTTCTCCCATCAATTCAACGCCGCGTTTGGAACTTGGGCGCCCGTTTGTTTGGCCCAACCGAAGCAGGCCGAACTACAGCGCCCCAAACAGGCCCTCAGAGTCTATAAAACTATGACGCTAGCCTCGTATCATCTTCAATGGATACTTGTCGGTGACTAAAATTTTTTCACAAAAGAATTTTCGTTTTTTCAGCACTACAACAGTTTCTCTTCACAGTTTTTGTTACGAAGAGATTTTCAAGATCATTCTCTACAAGACGGAATTCTCTCTGCTTTCCCTTCACGTCCTTTCGAAagaaagctgttgaagataagagaaaataaagtaaataaaAATGAGGAGAGGAATAGAGAAGGAaacgaaataaagggaatatagTTGGAAATGGTCTTAGAGTTTATGAATTAGTTCGTACATCTAAGAATAATTTCTCTAGCCGACACCAGGAGGGAGACGTGAAGACAACAAAGGAGTAGCCCCATCTAAGGATTTACCGCCGGTCACTCCCCACTCTTCACCAGCGACCCATTGAGTGGGTGGGAGATCTGTCTTTTTTCAAAAGTAATTTAAATTCCTTTAGTTTCTTCAGTGTTcttttctaaattaaattgtTATAGTTTTTCTCTCTTACgattttttgttggattttacTTACTCGTAATAGGTACTATCGGACCAACTCACTCGGATGACAATTTCAACTAGGAAGATTGATTCCTAGTTGAAATGGTTATAAATAAACTCCCTCTGGTTTTCTTTCGATGAACGACATTGCTACCAAGTCGCAAGTCCTATCCGTCCATGAAGATTATTGAAATTCTACTTTCTGCATCTGTGATCATCAGTTATCATGTTGTCGTTGCAAGACCTCGGGTCTTCGGTGAGGAAGATCAAAAAATTCAGCACATTCATCGTCTGAAGAACTTGATGGTAGCAAATTGTTCATCTAGGATCTTCAATATAATAGTTAGGTACTACTAATGTACCTGCTTGCATTATTATAAAATATAACTCAGAGGGTCTTTATCTCTTAAAAAACTATagcttttttctcaaaaatatcTAACAACAATTTTGTTATTCCTAATGAGGGTGCCATCGGCTGCAAGTTCAATGCTAGGCAGTGGGCAAACCTGGGATGGCTAAGGTGGAGGCTCACGAGTTAGGTTGGACGGTGGTGGCAGGAATGGGCAAAATACTGAGGGCATGCTTGTTAAGGGTGTTTTCGTATCCAAATTCTCAGAATTTAGCACAAATTTGAACTAGATCAAAAAATCCTTAGAGTGATCTCTCTTCCAAACATGCCTGTTTGGAGCGGCAATAATGGACGCCTCCTCAACGAGTAATACAAGTGGGAAGGGAGCACCGTTGTAGCGGCGATGCTGGCACCAGGTAGGACAAACCTTTAGTATCATGCAAGCTTCTGTGGAGTAGTGTATAAACTATCCTATGCCAATCCGAATTCAACAGCTTTGAACCTGCAATCACATTCCAGGTACTATAGATGTCCCCCCGAATTTGCTGCTGAATCAATGTAGTAACTCTGAATAAGCAATGGGGTGATGCCGGCCAGAAAGAAACTAGTCTGAAATTAGAACATACATGTTCTACGAAATGGTTGACTTTTTCGTTCAAAACGACTTGGTACGTGGTCTTTCAAGTTCATACGTACTAGTACtaccttctccttctccctctcctttctTACCTTTTAATTTCAAGTTGAGAATATCATAGGCACCTCTAACTAAGGACTCCTGCCGTCTCATATCCGTTATTTGACCAGCACTATTGAGCTGCTTCAAGAGTAGGTTGcatatatactcatataaaatatatgagtTGTGGTAGCTCTGATCAATCTCTATCGTCCATCTAAATTGATCAAATAGTCACCATATAAAATTAGACTTCGTTACTctatcataaaaatatattcaatcttctattatttattttctatacttATATGTCCGATATCACCTTTCACacattacaaaaatatattcaatttcttattatttatcttctatagCTAGACAttcaatatttatcttctatacaaTTATCACCAGGTTTCTTCAGAGAGTGTATCACCTCCGGCATTTCGCCTACAACATCAGATTTCTCCTAAGATTATGTTGCCTCCTTCATTTCACCAACAATGTCAGCTTTCTAGAGAGGATGCATCACCACCTGCGCATCATCTCTACCGCCGTCTACTACGGAGGTCGCTTTTATCACACTATTTTTACTCCAAGTTACTATGcgagaattattttcatcccttTATAAAATCGGTCACCATCTTGATCCTCTTCATAGTACTGCTACGAACGGCAAACTCTGGACGATACGGTTACCTTCATTCTTCTGCCTAGGTACTCGTCATTCTCCTCATTCTTGAAATTACATATGATCATGTTATAAATTTCGTGTATGTAAATctctttttttataatatattcttttatttctttgaatTGCTAGATTCTAAATtgatttcatatatatatatatatatatatatatatatatatatatatatatatataatatgtgtAGTTGCTAGTACTTAGAAGGCATCCGTTGACAAAAAGGCTCGAATTGCCGACCATCTTGTAGTCGCAAAAGGTAAGCCCTTGTCAATTGTCAAAAGGGATTAGGACATCTCAACTAGTTCAATTTTTGTTCAGATCAAACACACATGTGGAATTCTAGTTCTAGATTAACAACGTAAAAGTCACCCAAAAAGACTATTCGGTGGGTACATTCCTTTTCAAAAACATGGAGGAGAAATGTGTATCTTTGTGGTACGTAGCGTCGATAAGGTAATAAGCACGAACGAAATCGCGAATCAATCACTGGTTGTTCTGTAAATGGATGGTTAAGATCATCCAAAATCCACAGAAGTCCATGACATGATGCCATAGTTTAGATATGCAAAGAGTCAAAAACTAGATTGAACACTCCacaaattaagaatttaaacgCCTCGAGCGAACTGTGGACGCGCTATGCGTTATATATCGCCCTAGAAAGTTGTTTGTGGTCAGCGTTAGCCAACCGAACAGGAACAAATAAATAGCTAACCACTTCTTACCCAACCACCCTTGAGGACATGTAAAAGGTGAGAGTGTGAGACGACTTTGGTTGTCATATCAGATTTTGAGATGTAGAGGGGAGATGAGGGAAAGATAAATCATATCTAGTATTTAATAGATGATCTATTAGATAGTTTGTTGCTGTCATATTatctaaattattataaaaacgATTATTAGTGTATAGCATTGTAACTCAGAGACAACTTTTATAGATACTAGGCGGATTGGCGCTTCTACGCCACATCCGTTTTATTTGCACAGAATATATACATGTATCTATGATGTATTCATATTCGTATCATagatacatgtatatatacgtagGATCCGCATGAAGAGTACCTACAGTGCCTTAGATCTAGACTCACTCTAATTCTTAgagctttaatatatagtattgattatattatataatttttttattagaaatgATATTGATGAGTCTTATAAACTACCGCTGTGTGAACGTACGTGCCCCCTTAATCAACCACCTTCCAAATGGAACGTCTGACTTTTCCCGAGAGCTGAAGCAAGCAAACCCAGAAAAAAAATGACAACAGTCATCTGCCGTACTTGACCGGCGACTTTTGACATTTTACTCACCCGTCCTCCAGCCACTTGCATGCCACGCACTCCGTCAgtcagtctctctctctctcctcctcctcttcatctcTCTATAAATCCCTGCGCATTGCACCGCAACGCTCCGTACTCCGTAGGATAGCGCAGGCAAGCAACAACCAGCAGCGTCAGCGAGTGGCAAGAAGCTAGTAACTGCCATGACCATGACCATGGCCATGCCTTCCTCGGAGGCGGCGTCGTCTCCTTCCAAGAGAGGCCTCCGAGGGCCGCGGCCGCAGCCGCTGAAggtgtcgtcgtcgtcgagggGCTCGTCGCCGACGTCCAGGCCGAACAACTCCAAGAAGGCTGGCGCTGCCGCGCCGGTGATCGTGTACGAGCACACGCCGAAGGTCGTCCACGCCAGGCCTCAGGAGTTCATGACCGTCGTGCAGCGGCTGACCGGCAAGCCGCGCGCGCCGGCGAACGGGCCTACGACGTCCTCCATGCCGTACGCGCCGAACTTCTCGCCGGCGGTCGAGGAGAGCGGCGACCCTTTGCTGCTCACGCTCGGGCAGCGTCAGGCCGGCCCGGTGCTGACGTCTCCCATGGCGGCCGGGCTGCTCATGTCCCCGGGCTTCATCTTCTCCCCCAACACCATGCAGTCCATCCAGGAGCTCAGCCCCTTGTTTTAATCACAACCTTCAGTTTTTCTTGCTGTTCGTGCAAAATTTCGCATGGGGGTAAATTTCGCACGCACAGCATCTGTTACACAGCGCTTGCACTGTTGTACAATTCTTCTTTCCATTGGAGCTTCCTGATGTGTAAGCATCCTGGCTAGTTCATATGTTAGAAAGTCTATCTAGATAGGAGTATGTATAATACAGAAGTTGTTCTGTTCTTCATGTTCTCGTCCTGATTCAGTTTTGCTTTGGCCTTTCCCCAAACGCTTGCGCTTTAGCATTAGAAGAGAGATAGTGACATGCTGCCTCTCTGGAGAAATCGTCAGTAGTAGTTACGGGCTCCCACGATAAGTTgtaagcatcagcatcactgGCACCAATGTCAAATGGTCCATTTGCATTTTTCTCAACCTTTCTCCATCCCTGAGCAGCacatttatatatgtttgatttCTTGAAGTAGATTTCGCTGTCCTGAAGCCGGCAACCTCTTTAGAACCAATCAATCATAACACTTGGAAAATGTCGTGGTTGAAATGAATCGATCAAtacggggaggggggggggggggaatagaAGTATGTAACCGAGTTTGCTTCGCAGACGAAGGTTAGCATTTCAAAATAGAGATGGCTATGAAATTCAGTTACAAGGAGAAAACAGATGACCCATCGCAGCACAAATTTGACACTCCTTGAGAAGCAAACAGTATGCGGCCAGAAGGGAAAACAACGTATTCCAGCATGTGCAAAGTGCTGACATTATTGTGCAGCAGGGTCAGAAGAGAAAGCAAGAAGGTGATCAACCCATACTAACTGAAAAATGCCGGAGTGATATTAACACAGCAAACAACGTCAGATACCACAGCTTAGTATGTACACTCTATACAGTGCTGTCAGTTAGCTACAGATTACAAGCTATTCAAGCCTAATAGTCTGAATAATGTTGTATATAATGCGATAAAATGAGCATGGACATCAATATTCCAAAACCAAAAGTACAAGAGCAGGACAGATCATCTCCATTACACATGATATCACAAGTAATCAACTGTAGTTCCCAAGTGATAAGAATAATAAACATGTGTACTAACAAATCTAAACAACAAgtgaataaaataaataaataaagctcTCAGATTGTTTGCAACAAATGGCCCTAGGAGAGTTAAAGTTCTGGGCTCTAAATATTGCAAGCTACACATCATAAATTGGGAAGAATCTAAGCCTTCAATTAGTTTCAGGTTATTAAAGGGACAATGTTGTTGTTCTATTCCAAAGTACAGATATTCAAAGAATGATATCAGGTCATAGCTATAATCAAAGCGACCAGAGAACAACAACTCTACAACTCATTCACCGATCGGTCACAACTGACCAAACTGGACCAACAACAGCACTCGTCCAGAgaatcaaccaaacaaaaccGATAACCTGAGAACTACACATGCCTGAACTAATATACTCAGATCAACCCAATTTCAGTTTACTATTACCATTACAGAGCATTTCACTTCAACCAAGCCGTCTAGATTAACAGATAGATGGAAAGGATGGGTGAAACTGGAATACTCACAGTGAGATTCGCTTAAAAGCTAAATCAGTAGAGGCAAGGCACGACAAAGAAGTTGCTATCCCAGAATCCAATTTGTTGTCGTTGCCACCGGCGACGAAGACAGAGATACA of Phragmites australis chromosome 3, lpPhrAust1.1, whole genome shotgun sequence contains these proteins:
- the LOC133910795 gene encoding VQ motif-containing protein 8, chloroplastic-like, translated to MTMTMAMPSSEAASSPSKRGLRGPRPQPLKVSSSSRGSSPTSRPNNSKKAGAAAPVIVYEHTPKVVHARPQEFMTVVQRLTGKPRAPANGPTTSSMPYAPNFSPAVEESGDPLLLTLGQRQAGPVLTSPMAAGLLMSPGFIFSPNTMQSIQELSPLF